The nucleotide window CTTCCTAGAATAAGAATATCAGATACACCTAGTTTACAGCAACAAAGAATCAGAAGCGATCTTTCAAACTTTATAAAACAAAATGCCTTGATGAGATCTCTCACCTCTccaatttattcatttattttatttatttcaatggAGTGAGTTTGTTAAATCCTCTTTCGTTTATTGTCCTTTTTCATTAGTTCCTAACTAGGTGCAGTGGGGACCACGATCTTAATCCTAATTCGGAAGAAACACAAGCATAGATACAAATTTTGTGATCTCTTCAACATAAATATAGCCCATACAAAATCAGCGTTTAGTCGGTAATAGCGATTTATTGAGgtcaaaataacaaataaaaaataacaaaaaaataacttatactgaattatgaaattgattTCCAATATATAACTCTGGTTTAATATTATTACCATCATAACATCTTTTGggataaaacttaaaatattacagagaaaaaaagaagagtcaATTCATAACATCGTGTCATTCGTGTGTGTACATGTTCGTGGGTTTCTAACTTCAGGCTCTTGAGCAGCCAAGTTTGTATTTTCGAGTGTTCATTCTTCCATTTAGAGCAAGAGCAAGCAGATCAAATTCCTCCACGTACCATAGTTCTGACACCTCTGCCTGAATTTGTTTGAAGGAGAAGTCAATGCACTTTAACACCATGGTTAAGGCTTATTGGCAAGAATAATaggaggataaaacagcaaaactAAAACGGAAGAGCCAAAACAATTCCAATTAAGGTTTCAACTTGTACCTGTTGTTCTTATTCTTATTACTGCGCCAGAAAAATTACAATTGGTACAATAAAACCACAAACCTTGAATCCACGGATCTGACGGTTAAGTCGATTAACCAGATCATGAAAAAATTGGACACTTTCCGATGTTTCAGGCAGCTCCTGCATAcaataaaaattggaagtaaataatagaataagaaaCCTACCGCATAATAAATCAGGCACATTTCCACAACACTGCTCAGCAATGAGGAAATCAAAATGCATAAGTAAATGCAACCAACTTGTAACTACTACACCCCCATTTCAAGTTGTTACATTACTTCTTGCTATATTTTCTGTCCTATTGCATCTTTATTTCATTGTGTCTCAACACTACTTGACAGTTCACCATTCCTCAATTGAATTCCCAagtttagaaaatatatatgcTGAAGTCATATTATAAATGTGTGAGGAACAATCTATCCCGAAAGCTTAGTAACTGGGACGACACGTGAATGACTACTGCTTAACACGATATGAACAGTATATATGTTCACATATTGTGTGCTAAGTGCTAACAGCCTAACACTCaactcttttatttgtttgccaaagagaacaaaaaaattattccaaAAAATGAAGACAACAAGGATTGAATTTTAGATTACGCACTCAAAAACTGAAGCAATTGGGTAGAGGCACAATGAAAACTTTATATCTACAAAATGAATGCTAAAGCCTTATAGAGAGCAATTACACTTGTATGCAGAGTGAAACAAACTGATGCCAAATAGAAATTTATAGGGATCTTCTGaagtaataactaataacaaatTAGTAAGTAATAAAGACAACTTAACTAATACATAAGAGACAATTATGAAAAATCCAACTCCATTGCAAATACATTACATCATAAAATTCACATTGACATAGCTTAATgtaaaactcaataaaatttGAAGAAATACTGTAGATACACATTACCGTAGGTGATGCTCTAGGGGGTCCCAAGAGCCTTGCAAATGATGTGTGAAGAATTGCAGCATCATACTGCAGTCGAAAATAATGCAAGGTAATCAAGAACCATATCTTTGTGCAATTTTTCTGGCATACTTCATTTCTAATAACCAATTAACTTCAGAAAAACAAAAGGATTGGATCCCATACATGAATCTATTACATCAGACAAGAAGTCTAAACTGAGTATTCAAATTATGCTTACAAGCTGCTTCTGCGGTGCATGTGGAAGCACCTCCTTCAACTTAGCGCGAATAGTTATGGGGTCTGTCCCCGAGTTGACCTACAGAAAAACCACTAAATCATTAGCCTAGGCTTATGACTTACTGATGCTGTTTGCACTTCTAGTACTGATACAATTCTATATAAAGAATCAATTATAAATATggtttctttctccttcttcttgtagttattgatttaaattttcttgcattACTGATTGATGCACAGGTTGAGCGTTTCAACAATTACCAAATCAGGCAACAAATAATGTTAAAGACAAAAAGAACTGACCTAAAAAAAAGACCTAGGAAAGAGTTTATTTAAAAGCATGAACCATACAAATACAAGTAAACGTAACATATGTATTTACCTAATGGTCTAACATCAGAAAATTTAGACTAATTAACCACTTAAGTCCAAAATCTAATGACTTTCTACATTGGTCTACCTTCACCATTCTAAATTTAAACTTGACAGCACTCAATATGAAAGAGGGACAAGGGTAAACAATGCAAGAGAGAGTAGTAGCACCAAGGAATAATTTCTCATTGTTGCGATTTATAATTTATTCCTTTTGTGttgtatttgtatttgtatgcATCAGTATTTTCGacttgtatttatatttaaaccAGTATTTTCGTGTTTTCTTTCCTAACACACTTACCAAACACAACCTAGAAGAACATTGGTCAAGGACAAGGGTACAAATAAATGATCCTTTAGATTAGGCAAAGTAACCTGCCAGCAACCGAGGAGCACCCCAGTTGAAGTCAAAACCACTCTATCCAAAACAATTTTCAAAGGGCAGAGAGTCCTTGCAACAGCCTGAACAGAAGATGCTTCAGCTTCTATCtgcaataaaaatttatcacgAGGAGTTAGATTAGCAAACTGCCAAGAAGAAACAGAAACGCTTAAAATGAAATCATACCTCTTCTTTTGTGGCCGGAACAGGTTGAATATGGTGGGAGGcatgaaacatgctaaaatggTAGAGAGTAGAGTTCTGAAACCAGATTGCTAATGGACACACACGTCAGAAtgccaataataaaacaaacaacAAAGAGAAGAGGGTGCAGCAACTATCTTTAAACAAATAAACCAGAAGGTAATTTACCTTTATCAAAGTATggattaaaagtatttttgacAGCCTCCCTGTATCATGCAAGTCTACATGAATATCAAATTACTTGGTAAAAAgtagtaaagaaaaaaaataattactcaGCGGATAACATTAAAAAAGATGGTAATTAGAAAAGATGAAGCAATAAATGTATTGTCGCTGTGGAACTATGCAACGCTGAAAGAATAGATCATAATATTACATCTTTCATTCTGCATCTACCTAGAAAAGTTTAGCAATAGTCCATTTTGAAGGTAAGATTTTATGATACAcatacatgtatatatataagtatcCATCTAGTAGGAAATCCTATGAAtccaaatcaaaataaaagaaatttgtaGAGATTATTGATGCTTACGCGATAGGGAGAGAGAATTCGGGGCTCATGTACAACACATTAGCTCTGACAGGAGGATTTGCAGGCTGCATATGGAAATTAATGATGAGTTGGAGCGGAAATAAGAACAAGTAGTGTGCAGGAAAGAGAGCTTAAACCCTAACCTTGAGTACAGGCGTTACAGATCCATCGTTAAGAGTGAAGATATCAGAAAGAGACAAAGACTGAGAGGTTTGACCGTGTTTGAGGAAAGCAGGTCCATGCTGATCGAGATCTGTCTCCATGTTTTGGAATGAGACCAGCAACTGAAATTGGCGCTCCTAACCATATTCTGTTTCTGTCAGacactttcctttccttagCTTCGAACCACCATAACTTCCAATCGCAGAACAACCGATCCACCTACTTGCAACTTCGAAGCCTAttgcgatttttttttttccttaaaagtTAGGAGTGAGATTCGAACGCCATACCTCTAAATAAGGATAAAAAAATTGTGTCATTTGAGCTACAGTTCAACGGCCGTTGCGATTTACCTTGCAAATTCTTCTTCTCAAAATTTTATCCCAATATTTTATGGTGAAAACATATGTGAAACTCATCGTAAAAAATTTTAGacgataatttaattaaatttattaaattatttaatttttaacttttaacattgtattaagttaattatatctgaatttttataattatatatattattttatatattttaatagttgattttgtggtataaaataattttagtataagatttttttatatttttcgtgTTGTATagtatgaaattatattttacaaaattattaattaaaaatttttgagaagACCCGTCTGTGAAGTAGATATAACTAACAACTATTGTCTATTAATCAATCATCTCGTTATTAACAAGTTTTCAAGTAGTAACTAATTTACTATTTATATAATCACATGTTCTAACTTAAAACGTATTTGTATTAGAATCTTCAGATTCAGCGTATTTTTCCTACTTTATAATACACTTATATTCCTTGATTTTGAGTTTAACTTGATCAATTAGTTTGTGGTTAAGAAATAATAATGAGTTCAcaaattattacaaaagaaaaaagaaagagaagaaacaaaGTTTTACAAGGATTTAACTCCATTTACGAATTTAAAGGCTCCaattaaagtaaaaatgaaaaatttgatgattttttatttttaattaactatcTAAAGGCTCCAATTcccacttaattaaatttacttGATTATTCTTTATAATTAGCATGAAGCTCCAAATTGATccctaaatatttttgtattagaCAAACTAgttattgacaaaaaaatttgaCAACTTAATCCTTtaccttttaaaaataaatcatttgcATTCAGGTTAATTATCACAAATGGGACTGGTTATTATGATCTaatttataatagaaaaattgCATATGAATTAGATgtaaggaaaaaaaaactacATAAATATATGCTAGTATATCAATCATCATTTGTTTATTTGAAGTAGCTCATAGcggctaatttttttaataataaatttttattacgtGTTATCCATTGCTATGGATTGTTGACGTGCTTTTTATaaatatggaaaaaaatattttttaaaattataattcacAAATTAAAGACTCAGAATTATGAAAGTAAGAAAACTTAGTATTCGATTTGGGTGAGCAACAAATCAAACATTCGATATTGtgtagattaattttttttttaaactgtaGAGTAAATTGGTGAATcaattttgtaaattaaaaaaaaaactacaaaacTAACGTTCAGTATTGTGTAggttggatttttttttaattgtagaACAAATCGGTGGATcggttttataaattaaaacaaaaaaaaataaaataaaaactacagATTTGTGGtattcaaacaaaataaaaacccACTAAATTTCTAGGTTATTGAAAAACACTATTACTACtacaacacaaaaaataaaaagtcgcTCATAACAACACACTAGCTAGTAGTGTAgtacataatataaaaaaaatttaagtgtaTCCGTACACTAGTGTTTCactcatttttaattataaaaaatatatataatatatatatttaagatCCAcgttaaaatttattgaaatattaCCGATATACTTAAAAGCTTTTCCATAATATATAGTTTAAGTGGCATGAAGTTTGCATTGGTTtttgtattaattattatttagtgGATATTTCttggcattcttgagaattttAGAGAGAGCTGCTTGACCAAGATCCAAGCCACAAACATCAGCAAGCTGCACCAAATACAACAACACATCTGAGACTTCTTCTTCTAAGTGTTCCTTTTCTTCTGAACTCCAATTTggtagtcctttttcaacctctCCCTTCCATTGGAATATTTCAGATAGCTCCCCCACTTCCCCAACCTATGCATACATAAATTCATCATGAATTATGTAgtcttataataattaattaaaggaATAGATGACCATTTATacccataaaaaataaaaacgttGACATATGTACCCAcactaaattaaaactaaacttGTACCCACGGAAGATGCCTTCCATGTGACAAAAGTATCCTGTCTTTGGAGGGTTGGAGGGTCACGTAAGGTACTTTTGTCACACAGAGAGCATCTTGCATAGGAATAAGTTTAGTTTTGATCTAGTGTGAGTACATATGTCAGTGTTTTCATCTTTTATAGATACAAATGGtcatttattcttaattaaagCTTAATTATTACTTACAAGAGCTAAAAGAAGATTTCTGGGGCTGTGATACTGAGCCCAGCCTCTGTCTTCAGCAAACTCAGCCAGCCTTCTGCTAAGTTCCTTAAGAGAAACATCTCTTGATGATGATCTTCTAGAGCATTCCATTGTTTATGTATCTCCTAAAAATAGTTATATTATATACCTACTagttcctcttctcttctcttttaccTCATTCTAATGCTATGCATGCACAATTTATAGACAACTTGAGAGTGCAAAtgtaagaaatataaataacaaattcaataatttattttaaataataattatagataATAGTAGGTAATATATGCACTAGCTAGTTGTTATAGTAGTGGAGGAGCAATTGATGGTGATGTGTTCCTTTGTGCAGGACAATAATGATGTGAAGTATGGCAAATATGTCTCAACTTTCTATCCATGACTTGAAATCACTACTCACAGACACATGAAAATTTTTAGCCGGAAATCTAGCCATCAAGTGGATTTCATAATCTGATTAATAAGAGCCTATCCATAACTCTCTATTTGTAGAATCTAGCAATAATGCTACTGATTTCCTTGTAAGAAGCCAGCTCTTTTATTTAGTTGGTTTTATTTTATCAACATACATTTAAGTATTTAACACATTTAGTTAAATCCAATATGCTTAACATTATTTTGATTCATGATATGTAATTGttaatgttgcaagtgtgaggagtgcaTGAAGTTAGGCTAACattaaagaaagcaaggaagagtgaggattttataagatgagagactcATTCATTTAACATCTAAAGATTTTGAGTTAGATGTAgtgtctttttattttatgttatgtaACATTTCTCACATgcctttttcttataattaatatatttattctacGCATGGATTAAAATGGACCCTACAAATTCCTATAATGGGGAAGATATGCAAAACAAATCATCTCTAGCCTACCAAAAATTTGAAACATGCATGTGTGAAAGGAGTTGTCAAATTCTGCACTTATACAATGTGAATAATTGAATTGTTCTTTGGTTTCATCATGAAACAATATATAGCTATAGCCTTATAGGAATATTTAAGTAGCCTGAAAATTTTTGTAGggattatatattttgatttgacaaaaattaaagCAGACCAGCTAAAATTCAGGGTGTTACTgttcatgtttgtgtttttacATGTGAACATGCATGTAACTAGCTTCAAAGCACTCATCAATCTGAGAACAACTTTGCTAAAAGAAAGACAAGAAATATTCATTCAAAGCATTTGCATGTGCTATTGTTGGCCCATATATTGCACTTTGCACATATAATCAAGAGCCTTACAACAAAGATCAAGAAAGCATGcaattatattgtatttaatgtGAACCCAAGGTTACGGATTCGAGTTGTGAAATGAGTCGTTGATATAATTATCAGGTTAGACTATCTATATTATATTCCTTAGGTATAATTCTTTCTCCGACTCTGCGTTAATACGAGATGCTTGTGCGCTAGAATGTCTTTTCTAATAATTAatcattttgttttttgaagtCATTCTTGTcatatttttaatgtaattgAAAAAAGTGTTAAGTTTCTTGTAAAttgagtaatatttttttatctttcctcACAGTTTCTATATTCTCTTTGGTTAAATTAGACATATTTCTTAACTATTTTCTGTTTATATATGTAGCTCAATTgatttatattttcatattgCTTAGAACAAAACTTATAAGATAATTAGCATGAGTAAAAATGTTTCATGCTTATCTGAGTCTCTGTTAAAGAAAACTAATGATAGCATACTATTTCTAGATCATATTTGCATATAGTTGCTGCATATTAAATTGGTCCTATATGTCACCATTGTTTTTGTGATCATATTTCTTCATAATATCAATGcatctttctcttttaatttgtttttttctttctccataGCATGCAGCTGCAAGATGTGTTTTCTACCTTGAAGATGTTGCTCGAATGAAAACTCATCAATGCACCATAATTTGCATAGTTCACACCATTTTTGTTGCTTATTTTGAAGCTGCACACCACCTTGCTGATCAAATTCCAACCTCTGTAATTGAGACTTGTGCTTTTTACCTTGAAAATGAAGCTTCAGCAACTCTTCATTCATACATGAAACTTTGCATATATCACACCATTGCCTCTCATAGCTTCTATTACTCTCACTTGTTCCAGCTTTCTCGCCGGATTCGAGTTCTAGCAGCTTCTCCCTGTGCTTGTGGCCTATCAAATGCTGCTTGAGATTGAATGGACTTGAGCAAGATACTTGGCAGATTTTGCAGTACACACTATTATCTGCCTCTGCATTGACTAATGTTTTCTTTCTCTTGGTTCCAGAAAGGTGTTGACTCAAAGATAGCCTTGGAGTTGAACCTGGTAATGGTATTGACTTGGAAGCTTGACTTGGTGATTTAACCTGAGAAACAAGTTTAAGATTCATAGATAGTAAATCTTATATATATGATGACAACTATGCAAAGCAACAGGTTTACTTAACTTATTATATTTCCCAAACAAAGTATTAACTAAGTAAATAGTccaattcattttttatataatgaaGATTTAGGTGGGGGTTGAATTTGGGTatagaggtatagaggtatagATGGCAGAGTTTGAGTAGAAGGAAAAATAGTCTTAAGCACCCTTCAAAGAGTTAGCAGTAGGTAGCATTTAGATTTTGTCTTAGGACAAAAAAGATGTAGATAGTGAGATAGTAGAGATATGTTTCTCAAGTTCCTTCTTTTTCAAGGTACAAAACTTGTTTTAAAAATTGTCCtcaatacatatattttatgtgtctttagtttagtataaaaactatcTTAAAAGTCGTCTTGCGACTCAGacgattttaattttgtctccaTCCTTTCTTAACACAATTTTTTTCGCTAACACTTGTCTCGTGACAGTAACCAAAACAAGGTTGGTTAAAGAACAGTAGTGTTAGGCTACTGGCCAAAGATAAAACAagttgaagaaaaaagaaaaagggggaAAGGAGAGTATTTTCTACTCTATAAGACCAGAAAGGAGAATCTAATTTGTCAAAAAGAATCAGCATTTAGAAAGCTAGAAAAATACAGTGGGAGACATGAGTAGACagaaatgaaaaacaaagaataataattaaaaagaataaaaaggatATTGATTGTGGAACAATATGTTGTAAACAATGACAGGAAAAGATTATCATCATCACCTGTAAAGGAAAAACCTCCTTAGTGGAATTAGAATTTGGTGATCTCAAATGTGGTGCTGCCACCTTCTTCCTATGTGCCAGCTCTCTCTGGATTGCAATTTCCACTGCCATTGTATTCTCCTCTTTCCTGCACCTACCATCCATGATCTCAAATGAATTTTTTCCAATTCCTTGTGTCAATCTTATGATGAACCAAATTTGATAGTAAGAAATTCTAGGtacataaaactaataaaactgCATGAGTTAACTCAAGTAAATACTATATAGTTATTACTTGTAAATAATGTTATTTAGCATTAGCAATATAAATTACTCAATGACCCTGAACCTGGTTTCTATATCCACAACAAAGGTAAGTTCAAGGGACTCTCCATCTTATCTTATGAACAACTATGATAAAAGTAGTTGTTAACACTGTAAGAGTAAAAGTGGCAATTGACCAAATGATCCTTAGGCTTCAAATTTTGATAATGTGGTAGGAGGGTATAATTGACAATGAACAATCTATCATTTTTCAAGGTGAAAATAGTATGATAGTACCCTTTTGCAATGCCAATGATGTGTTAGAATTGCTTGTTTCTTCAGTACATGGCATGCTTATTCATATTACCAACTCACTTTTGCATATTTGTTGTAATTTCACAATAACTTTAGTATATTTAAATAAGTTATACTAGCTTTAGAATCAATGAGATGTTTATTTGGAAAAcataaagaagaataaaattaagCAAATCTTAACATGCAACTAGTAATAGCACATAGCAGTAAAGGGTGAATACTGAAGACTTTCTTAAGTTTCTTTTTGTGTTATGGGCTTATGGCCAAGTTGTTGATCAATTAGGTAGCCTCCaccccctctttttttttttttataagggTGACAGTGATGGATTCTAGAACACAACACCATTCTGATCTTTAACAGATTTTGTGCAAAGACCTCTGTGAAGGTTATTGTTTATCCTTTCTTCTCTTAAAGCTATAAAGAAAACCTACAAACACAaattcctttttctcttttctttctttgaagATTCTAATACATTGTAATACCATTCTTTTATTTGGACTGTGGAGAATTTACtacaaagaaaataatatattaacttAATATTGATATCGCCTAAAAAGGCTGACCATTCCATTAATTTGTTAATATATTTGTTGGGATAAAACCTACCTGATATACTTTTTAATTAATACAAATGTCATCAGGCCTCAAAGTcataaactcatttttcttctatatttataatttaaattgaattaactATGATTGGTGACAATGTTCTCTTCATTCAACgtgaattattaaaaagaagAGTGAAGTAGATGTTAGTacagaagaaggaaaaataaaataccgTGTCATGAAGACAATGAAGAGAAAATGCTCAGTATTCATTGAAAGTGTTAAAACTAAATCATAGTTACAAGCAATGACAAATCTGAGAGTTACAAAACAAAATTGAGCAACCTCTTCAACTTGAATGATGAAGTTTCTTTCTTTACACAAGAATCAACTGTGCATGAcatgttttatgttttgtttttctttctatgtaTACTGTATGGTAACTTAAACTATGCACATTGTTTTCCTATGACAAAATCACTAAACTTGCTAATCACACAGTTTTTAACTGTACTAGGACTAAACAAGGTGGCCATAACCTGATTCTCCACTAGGGTTATTGTTGTATATCTTGACCAACATGGCTAGGACCTCCTTCATGTTAGGCCTAGCTTGTGGTGACTCATTTGTGCACTTAACCCCAACTTGTAACAGCTCAAGCATCTCCTCTTCACCCTCCATGACCAAAACTGGCTCAGAATGGCTCAACCCCAGAACTCTCCTAGCCCATTCAACCAAGCACTCTTCACCACCATCCACTGCTCTTCTCCCAGTTGCAAGCTCCATAGTCAAAACCCCATAACTATACACATCACCCTTTGTTGTTGCTTGCATTGTTTGTCCATATTCCGGTGCAACGTACCCTACTGTTCCAGCAACCATTGTGCTAACATGAGAATCCTCAGCATCAACAAATCTTGCAAGTCCAAAGTCTGTGACTTTGGCATTACCATCATTGTCTAGTAACACATTGCTAGCCTTAACATCTCTATGAACAATTGAAGGGTAGCATTCATGGTGCAAGTAGACCAATGCTCTTGCCACATCAATTGCCACTTCTAAGCGCCGCTTTGATGTTAATCTCACTTTGTCAGTGACTAGATCCTCCAAGCTTCCTCCTCCTATGTACTCATAAACAAGGATCTTCTGGGAACCATATAGGCACCAGCCATAGAGTGTAACAAGGTTTGGATGAGGCCAACCAAAACCATGGCCACTCAGAACCTCCATTTCGGCTCTGAACTCTTTCTCGCCCTCAATACCTTCCCTTTGAAGCTTCTTCACTGCCACTACTCTACCATCTGGAAACACTCCTTTGTACACTGTCCCAAATCCACCTTTTCCTATGACTCTATCCTCTTTGAAGTTCCCTGTTGCCAACAAGATATCAGCATGTGTGAAAACTGTCTTGTTCAAGTGGAATATCTTGACAGTATCCGAATTCCATGGTGATGAACCTGAACTTGTGGAATCATTATCCACCTTTTTAAGGTATCCTTGTTCCACCTTCGGAGTTTTCAGCAAGAAATAAACTATTAGGCAGATGAGTCCAAAGACCAACGTGGCCAGTGATAGAGAAAGACACATGAAAAATGGAGAAAATTTTGTGGACTTGGTCAAGTGTTTATGTTTGTGTGAAGAATTGGTGTTGTTAATGTAACTAGGGAGGCTCAAGAGGGGGTCACCCAAATATGAACTTTTGTCAAAAATCACAAATCCATTCTGTGGCACTT belongs to Arachis duranensis cultivar V14167 chromosome 8, aradu.V14167.gnm2.J7QH, whole genome shotgun sequence and includes:
- the LOC107463597 gene encoding uncharacterized protein LOC107463597 — translated: METDLDQHGPAFLKHGQTSQSLSLSDIFTLNDGSVTPVLKPANPPVRANVLYMSPEFSLPIAEAVKNTFNPYFDKAIWFQNSTLYHFSMFHASHHIQPVPATKEEIEAEASSVQAVARTLCPLKIVLDRVVLTSTGVLLGCWQVNSGTDPITIRAKLKEVLPHAPQKQLYDAAILHTSFARLLGPPRASPTELPETSESVQFFHDLVNRLNRQIRGFKAEVSELWYVEEFDLLALALNGRMNTRKYKLGCSRA
- the LOC107463489 gene encoding uncharacterized protein LOC107463489, which gives rise to MECSRRSSSRDVSLKELSRRLAEFAEDRGWAQYHSPRNLLLALVGEVGELSEIFQWKGEVEKGLPNWSSEEKEHLEEEVSDVLLYLVQLADVCGLDLGQAALSKILKNAKKYPLNNN